The nucleotide sequence CCGAGCTTGATTAGCCTTTCACTCCGATCCACAGGTCATCCGCTAACTTTTCAACGGTAGTCGGTTCGGTCCTCCAGTTAGTGTTACCCAACCTTCAACCTGCCCATGGATAGATCGCCCGGTTTCGGGTCTATTCCCAGCGACTAGACGCCCTATTAAGACTCGCTTTCGCTACGCCTCCCCTATTCGGTTAAGCTCGCCACTGAAAATAAGTCGCTGACCCATTATACAAAAGGTACGCAGTCACCCAACAAAGTGGGCTCCCACTGCTTGTACGCATACGGTTTCAGGATCTATTTCACTCCCCTCTCCGGGGTTCTTTTCGCCTTTCCCTCACGGTACTAGTTCACTATCGGTCAGTCAGTAGTATTTAGCCTTGGAGGATGGTCCCCCCATATTCAGACAAAGTTTCTCGTGCTCCGTCCTACTCGATTTCATGACTAAGAGATTTTCGCGTACAGGGCTATCACCCACTATGGCCGCACTTTCCAGAGCGTTCCGCTAATCTCAAAGCCACTTAAGGGCTAGTCCCCGTTCGCTCGCCACTACTAAGGGAATCTCGGTTGATTTCTTTTCCTCAGGGTACTTAGATGTTTCAGTTCCCCTGGTTCGCCTCTTGCACCTATGTATTCAGTACAAGATAACCATCTTATGATGGCTGGGTTCCCCCATTCAGACATCTCCGGATCAAAGTCTGTTTGCCGACTCCCCGAAGCTTTTCGCAGGCTACCACGTCTTTCATCGCCTCTGACTGCCAAGGCATCCACCGTATGCGCTTCTTCACTTGACCATATAACCCCAAGCAATCTGGTTATACTGTGAAGACAACATTCGCCGAAAATTCGCAATCACTCACAAATTTTACCTTAGCCTGATCCGTTACCAGTGAAAGTAACGTTCAGTCTATCTTTCTATCACATACCCAAATTTTTAAAGAACGATCTAATCAAAGACTAGAAATCAACATTCACCATCATCACAATGGAATGCTCATTTCTAAGCTTTAAACAGTAGAAGCAGTAGTGGTGGAGCCAAGCGGGATCGAACCGCTGACCTCCTGCGTGCAAGGCAGGCGCTCTCCCAGCTGAGCTATGGCCCCGTATTTCTACAGGCGTTTCCCACACAAAATTGGTGGGTCTGGGCAGATTCGAACTGCCGACCTCACCCTTATCAGGGGTGCGCTCTAACCAACTGAGCTACAGACCCAATTTCGGGCTGCTTCTTTCGTCTTCTTCAATGAATCAAGCAATTCGTGTGGGAACTTATGGAGCAGCTGATGTCGTCGATTAAGGAGGTGATCCAGCCGCAGGTTCCCCTACGGCTACCTTGTTACGACTTCACCCCAGTCATGAATCACACCGTGGTAACCGTCCTCCCGAAGGTTAGACTAGCTACTTCTGGTGCAACCCACTCCCATGGTGTGACGGGCGGTGTGTACAAGGCCCGGGAACGTATTCACCGCGACATTCTGATTCGCGATTACTAGCGATTCCGACTTCACGCAGTCGAGTTGCAGACTGCGATCCGGACTACGATCGGTTTTATGGGATTAGCTCCACCTCGCGGCTTGGCAACCCTTTGTACCGACCATTGTAGCACGTGTGTAGCCCAGGCCGTAAGGGCCATGATGACTTGACGTCATCCCCACCTTCCTCCGGTTTGTCACCGGCAGTCTCCTTAGAGTGCCCACCATTACGTGCTGGTAACTAAGGACAAGGGTTGCGCTCGTTACGGGACTTAACCCAACATCTCACAACACGAGCTGACGACAGCCATGCAGCACCTGTCTCAATGTTCCCGAAGGCACCAATCTATCTCTAGAAAGTTCATTGGATGTCAAGGCCTGGTAAGGTTCTTCGCGTTGCTTCGAATTAAACCACATGCTCCACCGCTTGTGCGGGCCCCCGTCAATTCATTTGAGTTTTAACCTTGCGGCCGTACTCCCCAGGCGGTCAACTTAATGCGTTAGCTGCGCCACTAAGAGCTCAAGGCTCCCAACGGCTAGTTGACATCGTTTACGGCGTGGACTACCAGGGTATCTAATCCTGTTTGCTCCCCACGCTTTCGCACCTCAGTGTCAGTATCAGTCCAGGTGGTCGCCTTCGCCACTGGTGTTCCTTCCTATATCTACGCATTTCACCGCTACACAGGAAATTCCACCACCCTCTACCATACTCTAGTCAGTCAGTTTTGAATGCAGTTCCCAGGTTGAGCCCGGGGATTTCACATCCAACTTAACAAACCACCTACGCGCGCTTTACGCCCAGTAATTCCGATTAACGCTTGCACCCTCTGTATTACCGCGGCTGCTGGCACAGAGTTAGCCGGTGCTTATTCTGTCGGTAACGTCAAAATTGCAGAGTATTAATCTACAACCCTTCCTCCCAACTTAAAGTGCTTTACAATCCGAAGACCTTCTTCACACACGCGGCATGGCTGGATCAGGCTTTCGCCCATTGTCCAATATTCCCCACTGCTGCCTCCCGTAGGAGTCTGGACCGTGTCTCAGTTCCAGTGTGACTGATCATCCTCTCAGACCAGTTACGGATCGTCGCCTTGGTGAGCCATTACCCCACCAACTAGCTAATCCGACCTAGGCTCATCTGATAGCGCAAGGCCCGAAGGTCCCCTGCTTTCTCCCGTAGGACGTATGCGGTATTAGCGTCCGTTTCCGAACGTTATCCCCCACTACCAGGCAGATTCCTAGGCATTACTCACCCGTCCGCCGCTCTCAAGAGAAGCAAGCTTCTCTCTACCGCTCGACTTGCATGTGTTAGGCCTGCCGCCAGCGTTCAATCTGAGCCATGATCAAACTCTTCAGTTCAAACATCTTTGGGTTTTTAAGAAACCCTAAACTTGGCTCAGCAATCGTTGGTTACATCTTTGATTTCTCGCGGAGTAACTTGTGATGCTGATAATCTTGTTGACTATCAGTCTGACTCCACAAGCACCCACACGAATTGCTTGATTCAGTTGTTAAAGAGCGGTTGGTTAAGATCTTTCGTCTCAACCGAGGCGCGCATTCTACAGCAGCCTCTGTTGCTGTCAAGCGGTTATTTTAAGAAGTTTTCAAAGTTTCCTCTGCAACTTCAACCACTTGCGCTTCCGATCTCTCGTTAGCGGGAGGCGAATTCTACAGCGTTACACGCTGCTGTCAACACCTCTTTTTTACCGCTTTCGACCGAGAAGATCGAACCGTTGATAGAGCCGTACAACCTTGCTCCAGCAACTTCTTCCAGGCTTCGATGATCTGAAGCAGGCCGCTGTCGAACTCTGCATAACTCTTTGTTTACCAAGGAGTTTTCCGTTTCGACTGCGCCGGAAGTGGGGCGAATTATAGACGTCCTGATTCTGCCGTCAACCTGTATTTTCACAAAATTGTCACAACAGTCAAAAAAGTCCCAAAAACGCAAAGGCCGGCCCAAAGGGGCCGGCCTTTTACCGTCTACTTACAAGCTGGGAAAGGCGAACTGCGACGCTTCATGACTGGCTCGTTGCGGCCAACGCTGGGTAATCGCCTTGCGACGGGTATAGAAACGCACCCCATCCGGCCCATAGGCGTGCAAATCACCAAACAGTGAACGCTTCCAGCCACCGAAGCTGTGATAGGCAACCGGCACCGGCAACGGCACGTTGACGCCGACCATGCCCACTTCAATTTCGTCACAGAACAGGCGCGCCGCTTCCCCGTCACGGGTAAAGATGCAGGTGCCATTGCCGTATTCGTGATCATTGATCAGTTGCATCGCGGCTTCCAGGCTGTTTACCCGCACCACGCACAGTACCGGTCCGAAGATCTCTTCTTTATAGATACGCATCTCGGGAGTCACACGATCAAACAGACTTCCCCCGAAGAAGAAGCCATCTTCATGGCCGTCGATGCTCAGACCGCGACCGTCAACCACCAGCTCGGCACCGGAGGAGACACCGTCTTCTATATAGCCACTGACCTTATCCCGAGCCTGACCTGTCACCAACGGCCCCATGTCCAGCCCGCAGGAAGTCCCCGCGCCGATCTTCAGGGCCTTGATCTGCGGCACCAACTTGGCAACCAGCGCGTCGGCAACCTGATCGCCAACACACACAGCCACGGAGATTGCCATGCAACGCTCGCCGCACGAACCATACGCCGCGCCCATCAGGGCACTGACCGCATTATCCAGGTCCGCGTCCGGCATCAGCACCGCATGGTTTTTCGCCCCGCCCAATGCCTGAACGCGCTTGCCGCGCTTGGTGGCTTCGGAATAGATGTACTCGGCAATCGGCGTCGAGCCGACAAAACTCAATGCCTTGACTTCCGGCGCCTCGATCAACGCGTCCACCGCGCCTTTGTCGCCATGCACCACGCTCAGTACGCCCTTAGGCAAACCGGCTTCCTGCAACAGCTGTGCGATCAGCAGTGTCGAACTCGGGTCGCGTTCCGATGGCTTGAGAATGAAACAGTTACCGCAGACGATCGCCAACGGATACATCCACAGTGGCACCATGGCCGGGAAGTTGAACGGCGTGATACCGGCCACCACGCCCAACGACTGGAAGTCCGACCAGGCATCAATATTCGGGCCGACGTTGCGACTGTATTCGCCTTTAAGAATTTCCGGCGCCGAGCACGCGTACTCAACGTTCTCGATCCCGCGCTTCAGCTCGCCGGCCGCGTCTTCCAGCGTCTTGCCGTGTTCTTCGCTGATCAATTGCGAGATACGCGCCTCGTTCTGCTCCAGCAACTGCTTGAAACGGAACATCACCTGGGCGCGCTTGGCCGGTGGTGTATTGCGCCACGCCGGGAACGCGGCCTTGGCCGAGTCGATTGCAGTCTAAATGGTTTCGCGGCTGGCCAGTGGCACCTGGTGAATCACTTTGCCGGTGGACGGGTTGAACACGTCGGCACTACGACCGCTGTCGGTCACCAATTCGCCGTTGATCAAATGCTGGATAAGGCTCATGCAGGGCTCCTGAAAAGTTGTCCACAGGCGCGACACTCGCCGCGCCTGATGTGTGTTCTATATAGAAGGAGAAATCAGTCGATCTTGTTCAGCACTTCACCGACCGCATCGAACAAGCGATCCAGATCCTGCGGCTTGCTGTTGAAGGTTGGGCCGAACTGCAAGGTGTCACCGCCGAAACGCACGTAGAACCCGGCTTTCCACAGCGCCATGCCGGCCTCGAATGGACGCACGATGGCATCACCGTCACGCGGGGCAATCTGGATCGCACCGGCCAGGCCATAGTTGCGGATGTCGATGATGTTCTTGCCGCCCTTCAAGCCGTGCAATGCGTTCTCGAAGTGCGGCGCGACTTCAGCCACGCTCTGCACCAGGTTTTCCTTCTGCAACAGATCCAATGCCGCCAGGCCAGCGGCGCACGCCACCGGGTGTGCCGAGTAGGTATAGCCGTGTGGGAATTCCACTGCGTACTCAGGCGTCGCCTGGTTCATGAAGGTCTGATAAATCTCGCTGCTGGCAATCACCGCACCCATCGGGATCGCACCGTTGGTGACTTGCTTGGCAATGCACATCAGGTCCGGCGTCACACCGAAGCTGTCAGCGCCAAACATCGAACCGGTACGCCCGAAACCGGTGATCACTTCGTCGAACACCAACAGAATATTGTGTTGATCACAAATCTCACGCAGACGCTTGAGGTAGCCCTGCGGCGGTACCAGTACGCCAGCAGAACCGGCCATAGGCTCGACAAACACCGCCGCAATGTTGGAAGCGTCATGCAGCTCAATCAGCTTGAGCAGTTCATCGGCCAAGGCGATCCCGCCCTGCTCCGGCATCCCCCGGGAGAATGCATTGCTCGCCAGCAAGGTGTGCGGCAGGTGATCGACATCCATCATTGCCTGACCAAACAGCTTGCGATTGCCGTTGACGCCGCCAAGACTCGTACCGGCGATATTCACCCCGTGGTAACCACGGGCGCGGCCAATCATCTTGGTCTTGGTCGCCTGGCCTTTCAGGCGCCAGTAGGCGCGCACCATCTTCACCGCGGTATCGGCGCACTCGGAACCGGAGTCAGTGAAAAACACATGATTAAGGTTGCCAGGCGTCAGGTCGGTGATTTTTTCGGCCAACTGGAACGACAGCGGATGACCGTATTGAAAGCCTGGTGAGTAATCCAGCGTACCGAGTTGCTTGGCCACCGCGTCCTGGATTTCCTTGCGTGTATGCCCGGCACCGCAGGTCCACAGGCCCGATAACGAGTCGTAGACCCGGCGCCCCTTGTCGTCGATCAACCAACTGCCTTCGGCCCCGACAATCAGACGCGGGTCGCGCTGGAAGTTGCGGTTAGCGGTGTAAGGCATCCAATGGGCGTCCAGCTTCAATTGGCTGGCCAGGGAGGACCGGGCGTTTTCGGGCATGTTCATCAGCAAAACCTCGCAAGGCAGAAGGCAGCGTCGGGATTGAAAAGCGTTCTTGCAGCTAAATTGCCATGGGGATAAAGTCTGTGAAATCCAACTCTTCTAACCTTCAGTCAGGGTTTCACTAAACTATGAGCAGCCGTCGCCCCGATCCCCTGGCCCAAGTCAGCGACTTCGATATTCGCTTGCTGCGTATCTTTCGCAGCGTGGTGGAGTGCGGCGGCTTCTCGGCGGCGGAAACGGTGCTGGGCATTGGTCGTTCGGCCATCAGCCAGCAGATGAGTGATCTCGAGCAACGCCTGGGCTTGCGTTTGTGCCAGCGCGGACGCGCGGGGTTTTCGCTGACCGAGGAAGGTCGTGAGGTCTACCAGTCAGTGCTGCAGTTATTAAGTGCGCTGGAAAGTTTCCGCACCGAGGTCAATGGCCTGCATCAACACCTGCGCGGGGAACTGATCATCGGCCTCACCGATAATCTGGTCACACTTCCTCACATGCGTATTACCCACGCCTTGGCACAACTGAAAGAACGTGGCCCCGACGTACAAATCCAGATTCGCATGATCGCCCCCAATGAGGTCGAGCAAGGCGTGCTCGACGGACGCCTGCACGTCGGCGTGGTGCCTCAGGCCAGCGCGTTGTCGGGTCTCGAATATCAACCGCTGTATAGCGAACGTTCACTGCTCTACTGCGCGGTCGGTCATCCACTGTTCTACGCCGATGACAAGCAACTGGATGACCAACGCATCAATCAACAGGACGCCATCGCGCCGACCTTTCGCTTGCCGGCCGAAATCCAGGCGCATTATCAAGCCCTCAATTGCACCGCCAGCGCATCCGACCGTGAAGGCATGGCATTCCTGATCCTGACGGGGCGCTATATCGGTTATCTGCCCGATCACTACGCCAGCCTGTGGGTGCAACAAGGCCGACT is from Pseudomonas mucidolens and encodes:
- a CDS encoding LysR family transcriptional regulator — encoded protein: MSSRRPDPLAQVSDFDIRLLRIFRSVVECGGFSAAETVLGIGRSAISQQMSDLEQRLGLRLCQRGRAGFSLTEEGREVYQSVLQLLSALESFRTEVNGLHQHLRGELIIGLTDNLVTLPHMRITHALAQLKERGPDVQIQIRMIAPNEVEQGVLDGRLHVGVVPQASALSGLEYQPLYSERSLLYCAVGHPLFYADDKQLDDQRINQQDAIAPTFRLPAEIQAHYQALNCTASASDREGMAFLILTGRYIGYLPDHYASLWVQQGRLRALKPAARFYDLSLASVTRKGRRPHLVLESFLDSLAATR
- a CDS encoding aspartate aminotransferase family protein — protein: MNMPENARSSLASQLKLDAHWMPYTANRNFQRDPRLIVGAEGSWLIDDKGRRVYDSLSGLWTCGAGHTRKEIQDAVAKQLGTLDYSPGFQYGHPLSFQLAEKITDLTPGNLNHVFFTDSGSECADTAVKMVRAYWRLKGQATKTKMIGRARGYHGVNIAGTSLGGVNGNRKLFGQAMMDVDHLPHTLLASNAFSRGMPEQGGIALADELLKLIELHDASNIAAVFVEPMAGSAGVLVPPQGYLKRLREICDQHNILLVFDEVITGFGRTGSMFGADSFGVTPDLMCIAKQVTNGAIPMGAVIASSEIYQTFMNQATPEYAVEFPHGYTYSAHPVACAAGLAALDLLQKENLVQSVAEVAPHFENALHGLKGGKNIIDIRNYGLAGAIQIAPRDGDAIVRPFEAGMALWKAGFYVRFGGDTLQFGPTFNSKPQDLDRLFDAVGEVLNKID